The DNA window GGGTAAGTGACATGATGATTGAAATGAGTATATTCTGAGAGATTTCACAAATTTCATTACATCATTTTAAATTGATATTTTGGCTACGGAGTTTGTTTATTGATTATTATGTTTGTTAGTTGTTTCAGTCATTTTTATTAATTAGAAATTTAGGTTAATAGCTGTTTGGATGTGATCAAACACAAATTTTTAAGTGCAATTCTTTAAACAAGCATCTTTCAAACATGATGTTGATTAAATATATTTAAATAGAAAAGTATTAATGACCTATCTTATTAAACTATTTTATTTGTTATTTTGGTTAAGAGTACGATTGTAACTCTTATGTATTAGTCCTGAAAAGATGGCATCTCTATTCTGATTCTGATATGGAGCTTGTAATTAACTTGATGGTAATGATATTCAATCAAATGAATAGGCCCTGATTTCATAGGGCTTGAGTTGCTTTGTTATTACACTTGAACCAATTGTCAGTGATGACATGAATCTATCTATAAGCTGTTTTGTATGTTAAAACAACTTTTTTGAAGATTTACCTATCATGTGGGTAATAAATGGACATTTAAATTGGAGTGGCTTGCTATTTTAGGTTGTATGAAAGATAATGGCCGCCGCTTTGAAGTTTAAAGCTAACGTCAATGGGGGCTCTATTGGTTCTCCCGCAATGCTAACTTGTTAACTTGGTCAGGTCTGGAAAGAAGCAGCCATAGCAGGGGATGTGTGTGCTGGGATGTCGCTGGTAGAGCCCTCACCCATTTTCAAGATACGGTTTTTAGTCTACCATTTTAACCCACAGTCAGTTTACATATCGCCCAATATATGGGGAGCCGATAATAGTTACCGGCTTTCACTACTTCCTATCTGATCACAGCAGCTTAGCGGACGAACTTCCAAACAGAAGACGGGATTTTATCATAGAGTTTATTCATGGTTAGTTCAGCCAAGCGGTGATCAGCGGCGGAATAGAACAATTCTAGTTCATCGTCCGAAAGCTCATATTTATTTTTCTCAATTACACGTTCCAGTGTTTCAATAGAAGTGCATTTTCTCAAACGCATCAGATAGTCAGTTTTAGTCATAATCGCCTTATCTTATTTGGTATAAAAATAGTTAGGAATATATTTATCAGATTTTGCTTAAAGAAGCGTTTAAATCATGTAACAGAATGTTAGTTAAGTGTTTATTTGTGCTTTGCCACTTTGTCAGTTCAACAAAGCTTATCTTATCATTTCCAAACAAATTATATGTTTCATCCAGATATTTATCAATTAAGGTACTGAGGTTGTAGTTATCAGTATATTTAATTTTAAAACTCCAAAAAAACGCCGTAATGTGTTCGATCAATTCGTTTAATCTTAAGCTTTTTTCAGAAGTCAGATCGTTTATCCAATGATTATCAGTGAGATTCAACACTGAAAATGCTTCGTGAATTAAATTTTCACATAAGTACTTTAATTCAGCAATATCATGTCTTCTTGGTGAATATTCATCCATAATCACCTCCCGTAAACAACGCACGGCTTATTTGAGCTAAGGCTTATACATATCAATTATTATAGTCGTTCTTTTAGAATTAAGCTTATCAAAACATGATTATTATTTATTAATAATAAGACTCTATATTTTTTTTGCGTTCACCAACCCGCTTTTTAAAAGGTGAGCAATTTACACTTAGTTAAGGCTAAAAGCTAGCATGCTACTTGAAAATATGGATGTAAACACATATGACATCAAATATATTGGATTATACTAATATAGTAGATGTTATAGCAAGTAGGTACAAAAATCATTATATACTCTTCATCTTTCAAATTGCTACTTTTTTGCTGATTATAGCGTTGGCTGCGTTCACTCACATATGTTATCCAGGCACAGTTATCTACGGCTTCTGGAGGCTTGTTTGTGAGTTGTTTGTTATCACGCTGCAACTTGAATTCGACTTGGGTATGAGTAATTTATTGGAACTTTCAAAATCAATATAACGTCATTATTACATATATCATCATCAAGGGGGAACACTTTTTACCATTAAAGGTGTAATCAGAAGAAACAGATGTCAAGTTACTAACTTATCTTCCATTTATTATA is part of the Xenorhabdus cabanillasii genome and encodes:
- a CDS encoding HHA domain-containing protein, which produces MTKTDYLMRLRKCTSIETLERVIEKNKYELSDDELELFYSAADHRLAELTMNKLYDKIPSSVWKFVR
- the tomB gene encoding Hha toxicity modulator TomB, encoding MDEYSPRRHDIAELKYLCENLIHEAFSVLNLTDNHWINDLTSEKSLRLNELIEHITAFFWSFKIKYTDNYNLSTLIDKYLDETYNLFGNDKISFVELTKWQSTNKHLTNILLHDLNASLSKI